From a single Rutidosis leptorrhynchoides isolate AG116_Rl617_1_P2 chromosome 5, CSIRO_AGI_Rlap_v1, whole genome shotgun sequence genomic region:
- the LOC139846891 gene encoding protein decapping 5-like, translated as MATEGSKSSGSSADSYIGSLISLTSKSEIRYEGILYSINTEESSIGLTNVRAFGTEGRKKDGPQVMPGDKVYEYILFRGSDIKDLQVKSSQPVQPSQPINSDPAIKKSHYPRPPSTSSNLPVIASDSSSASNTTYNPHLGQAGPPFQGGVPLYQPGGNVGSWGPSPPPPNTSSSGLAMPMYWPGYYPPPNALPHMQHQSLPRPPLQQPMQYPSFNNAPPLSSGPPNTSAPSLPEYPSSLFPGPTSSAPITSNSLPGSTLPSLPSMMHNNSLNSSTLQQPHATSATVTSDLNVTVPLINPNMFSGPRFPYQNTPPPAPSVGGAPLVSTESTPSLVTPGQLLQSVPSTIVSSQSPLAGLNDVEVVSVPPVSSSPPSVPVAAPTEPSQPPLLPLPTQTQTTSKPNGSSYHNRPNYNYRGRGRGRGSGGSQPVMKFTEEFDFSAMNEKFNKDEVWGTLGKSNRSELTTDEDEIEEENDLNLPKVDVKPVYSKDDFFDSLSSNTSDRQSNYGRTRFSEQRKLDTETFGEFSNRYRGGGRGGRGPNRGGRFRGGGYYGRGGYGYVGRGRGGRNPNVNATDY; from the exons ATGGCGACTGAAGGTTCCAAATCTTCGGGTTCATCGGCCGATTCATACATTGGAAGCTTAATCAGTTTGACTTCAAAAAGTGAAATTAGATATGAAGGTATTTTGTACAGCATCAACACCGAAGAATCTTCCATCGGATTGACTAACG TAAGAGCATTTGGAACTGAAGGTAGAAAAAAGGATGGTCCGCAAGTGATGCCTGGTGACAAAGTATACGAGTACATTTTATTTCGTGGAAGTGATATTAAG gATCTTCAAGTGAAATCTTCTCAGCCTGTCCAGCCTTCACAACCCATAAACAGTGATCCTGCCATTAAAAAG TCTCATTATCCCCGGCCACCTTCTACATCATCCAACTTACCTGTTATTGCTAGTGACTCATCATCTGCTTCCAACACCACCTATAATCCACATTTGGGCCAAGCTGGGCCACCTTTCCAAGGTGGGGTTCCTTTATATCAACCTGGTGGGAACGTTGGGTCGTGGGGCCCATCACCGCCTCCTCCAAACACAAGCAGTAGTGGGCTTGCAATGCCAATGTATTGGCCCGGTTACTACCCCCCACCAAATGCACTTCCACATATGCAACATCAATCATTGCCCCGACCACCATTGCAACAACCAATGCAGTATCCTAGTTTTAACAATGCACCACCTTTGTCGAGTGGCCCACCTAATACATCCGCTCCTAGCTTGCCTGAATACCCATCTTCTTTATTTCCGGGACCCACCAGCTCAGCTCCTATAACATCCAACTCTTTACCGGGGTCCACACTGCCTTCTTTGCCAAGTATGATGCACAACAACTCACTCAATTCCAGCACCTTACAACAACCACATGCTACTTCTGCTACTGTTACAAGTGATTTAAATGTAACCGTACCTCTTATTAACCCTAACATGTTTTCTGGCCCGAGATTCCCGTATCAGAACACGCCCCCGCCGGCGCCATCTGTTGGTGGGGCCCCTTTGGTCTCGACGGAATCAACACCTTCGCTTGTAACTCCAGGGCAGCTACTCCAGTCTGTTCCAAGTACCATTGTTTCATCTCAATCACCTTTAGCAGGTCTTAACGATGTTGAAGTGGTTTCAGTACCACCAGTGTCTTCTTCGCCACCGTCTGTGCCCGTTGCAGCCCCAACAGAACCGTCCCAGCCTCCATTGTTGCCATTGCCAACTCAAACTCAGACTACTTCTAAG CCCAATGGATCATCTTACCATAATCGCCCAAATTACAACTACAGAGGCCGTGGAAGGGGCAGAGGATCTGGG GGCTCACAACCAGTAATGAAATTTACTGAGGAGTTTGATTTTAGTGCAATGAATGAGAAATTTAACAAGGATGAAGTCTGGGGTACCTTGGGAAAAAGTAACAGGTCCGAACTAACTACTGACGAGGATGAAATAGAAGAGGAAAATGATCTGAACTTGCCCAAAGTTGACGTGAAG CCTGTTTACAGTAAGGACGACTTTTTCGATTCGTTATCTAGCAACACCTCGGACCGTCAATCAAATTACGGAAGGACGAGGTTCTCTGAGCAGAGGAAATTAGATACAGAG ACATTTGGAGAATTCTCAAATAGGTACAGAGGGGGTGGTAGGGGCGGGCGTGGGCCCAACCGTGGAGGGCGTTTTCGAGGTGGCGGTTATTATGGAAGAGGAGGATATGGCTATGTTGGAAGGGGTCGTGGTGGTAGAAATCCAAATGTTAATGCGACCGATTATTAG